The genomic window AACCTCGAACCAAGAATTAGAACTTGCTCCAGAGGAATTGGTTGGTTACTTCGTGATGGAATTGAACTTCCGAGCGCTTGATCAACGTGCCCAAGCGATGTGGACAGCGATCAGCCGAAGCAATTTTCAATTCAGCATACTTGGATTGAATTTCTTCGCCCAAGACTGAAGCGATAATTTCGCTTGCTTGGAAGGCATCAATTGCATCGTAGATGTTGTCGGGCAATACTTTTGCGCCCTTGCGAACTGAAGTATCAGCCTTTGGCCCTTCCAAACCAACCTTCAAGATCGAGTAAATTGCCATGTGTGGGTTGGCATCTGGAGCAATCGAACGCACTTCGATCCGAGCTGAACGAGCATTACCTAATGGAATCCGCACCATTGAACCACGGTCGATCGCCGAAGCCTTGATTTGGTTTGGCGCTTCGTAGTGTGGGTCGAGGCGGCGATATGAGTTGACGCTGGAGTTCAGCAACAAACACAGATCCAAGCCACTGGTCAAAATGCGATCAACATAGCTCCAGCCATATTCTGAAAGGCCTTCTTCGCCGTTAGCATCATAGAACAAGTTAGTATCGCCCTTGGCCAACGACATGTTGGTGTGCATCCCGCTACCATTGACACCAGTCACTGGCTTGGGCAAGAAGCTGGCGGTCAAATCGAGTTTGTAGGCCAATTGGCGACAAATCAATTTATACAGCAACACTTGGTCGGCTGCGACTGAGGCTTCGGTGTAGGAGTAGTTCATTTCGAACTGTGAAGGCGCAACTTCTGGGTGATCTTTTTCATTGGCAAAGCCCATTGCGCGTTGTGCTTCAGCAGCAGCATCGATAAACAAGCGCAGTGGATCGCCTGGCAATGAGTTGTAATACCCACCCGTGCTCACAAATTCGAAGTGGCCAGTATCACGGTAGTGTTGCTCGGCGTTGCGGCCCTTGAACAAGAAGCCTTCAATTTCGTTAGCAACGTTACAAACAATCCCTTGTTTGGCAAATAATTCAGCGGTGTAGGCTTGCAAGCGTGAGCGGAAGTCGGCAGGATAGGCCGAACCATCGCGTTCCAACACTTGGCCGAACACCAAGACTTTACCAGGCCCAAAGATATCGGCTGGCAACCAATAGAATGCACCCCAATCGATGCCCAAGCGCAAGTCGGATTCTGATTGTTGTGAGAAGCCACGGATTGAGGAGCCATCAAAGGTCAAGTTATCAGCTGATTTCAACAAGAATTTCTTGTCGTAATCGAGCATATGCAAGCGGCCTTCAAGGTCGGTGAAA from Chloroflexota bacterium includes these protein-coding regions:
- a CDS encoding glutamine synthetase family protein, which gives rise to MTLRDFLEIPYEELEELNLAAKAQRVARTPLDKLQEERMRYLNDEKRIKAVTVCFTDLEGRLHMLDYDKKFLLKSADNLTFDGSSIRGFSQQSESDLRLGIDWGAFYWLPADIFGPGKVLVFGQVLERDGSAYPADFRSRLQAYTAELFAKQGIVCNVANEIEGFLFKGRNAEQHYRDTGHFEFVSTGGYYNSLPGDPLRLFIDAAAEAQRAMGFANEKDHPEVAPSQFEMNYSYTEASVAADQVLLYKLICRQLAYKLDLTASFLPKPVTGVNGSGMHTNMSLAKGDTNLFYDANGEEGLSEYGWSYVDRILTSGLDLCLLLNSSVNSYRRLDPHYEAPNQIKASAIDRGSMVRIPLGNARSARIEVRSIAPDANPHMAIYSILKVGLEGPKADTSVRKGAKVLPDNIYDAIDAFQASEIIASVLGEEIQSKYAELKIASADRCPHRLGTLIKRSEVQFHHEVTNQFLWSKF